A region of Anguilla rostrata isolate EN2019 chromosome 10, ASM1855537v3, whole genome shotgun sequence DNA encodes the following proteins:
- the LOC135233150 gene encoding myogenesis-regulating glycosidase-like — protein sequence MYHVVPGGADGAMVGAVTHHHEHSHLHRKHKMGKEGRQMMFAILLGVMLVITAVAAWCYYSSSLRKADLLKTELLDLSKDGFIIRSQAGAIVFRMAFRSGSLDLESCSKEGTILRCDRSDTRKLNFFIQTVRPKDTVMCYRVRWEELESDQPVEHAMSYNGSHWYGGAESSAQRWPISMTGIQTPKPFITSDVYANRRDFGGILERYWLSSNATAIKINDSVPFHLGWDEDQMIMRFQARYQESLYKPEPGQPARAELSYRVCVGSDVTSIHKYMVRRYFNKPNKVPSEAVFRHPIWSTWAVHKTSVDQEKLLAYAANIRKYGFNCSHLELDDRYTTGYGEFEFDPVKFPNTSDMFRTLEADRFLVSLWTHPFVNYNSANFGTCMKKGFLVRQPEGDLPALVHWWNGVAGILDFTNPGAREWYASHLRALKAKYPGVVSFKFDAGETSYLPQQFSTLVPLRDPSLYTRRYSEMAIPFRERAELRVGYQSQNISCFFRIMDRDSVWGYELGLKSIIPTVLTISILGYQFVLPDMIGGNVYPNRTYGGQRLPDRELYIRWLELSAFMPAMRFSIPPWEYDDEVVAIAKKFTKLHETLVAPRVLELAAEVLDTGDPIIRPLWWIATDDEAAYKIDSQFLIGDDLMVAPVLEPGKQERDIYLPAGRWRSYRGEYYDKGPMHLTDYHVDLNDIAYFVWVQ from the exons ATGTACCACGTGGTACCGGGAGGCGCCGATGGTGCCATGGTGGGCGCCGTGACGCACCACCACGAGCACTCGCACCTGCACCGCAAGCACAAgatggggaaggaggggaggcAGATGATGTTCGCGATCCTGTTGGGAGTGATGCTGGTCATCACGGCCGTGGCCGCCTGGTGCTACTACAGCAGCTCCCTCCGCAAGGCCGACTTGCTGAAGACGGAGCTGCTGGACCTCAGCAAGGATGGCTTCATTATCCGCAGCCAGGCCGGGGCCATCGTCTTCCGCATGGCCTTCAG GTCCGGAAGCCTGGATCTGGAATCGTGCTCAAAGGAGGGGACGATCCTGAGATGCGATCGCTCGGACACGCGGAAGCTCAACTTCTTCATCCAGACGGTGAGGCCCAAGGACACGGTCATGTGCTACCGCGTGCGCTGGGAGGAGCTGGAGTCCGACCAGCCCGTGGAGCACGCCATGTCTTACAACGGCTCGCACTGGTACGGAGGGGCGGAGTCCAGCGCCCAGCGGTGGCCTATATCCATGACGGGAATCCAGACGCCCAAGCCCTTCATCACCAGCGACGTCTACGCCAACCGCCGCGACTTCGGTGGCATCCTCGAGCGCTACTGGCTCTCGTCCAACGCCACCGCCATCAAGATCAACGACTCGGTGCCCTTTCACCTGGGCTGGGACGAGGACCAGATGATCATGCGCTTCCAGGCCCGGTACCAGGAGAGCCTGTACAAGCCGGAGCCGGGCCAGCCGGCCCGCGCCGAGCTCAGCTACCGCGTGTGCGTGGGCTCCGACGTCACCTCCATCCACAAATACATGGTCCGCCGGTACTTCAACAAGCCCAACAAAGTGCCCTCTGAAGCGGTGTTCCGCCACCCAATCTGGTCCACCTGGGCCGTGCACAAGACCTCGGTGGACCAGGAGAAGCTCCTGGCTTACGCAGCCAACATCCGCAAGTACGGCTTCAACTGCAGCCACCTGGAGCTGGATGACCGCTACACCACCGGCTACGGTGAGTTCGAGTTCGACCCCGTTAAGTTCCCCAACACCTCGGACATGTTCCGGACGCTGGAGGCCGACAGGTTCCTCGTTTCTCTCTGGACGCACCCCTTTGTCAACTACAACTCGGCTAACTTTGGCACGTGCATGAAGAAGGGTTTCTTGGTTCGACAGCCAGAGGGGGACCTGCCGGCACTGGTCCACTGGTGGAACGGCGTTGCCGGTATCCTCGACTTCACCAACCCGGGCGCCCGTGAATGGTACGCCTCCCACCTTCGAGCCCTCAAAGCCAAGTACCCTGGCGTCGTCTCCTTCAAGTTTGACGCGGGCGAGACCAGCTACCTCCCCCAGCAGTTCAGCACCCTGGTGCCCCTGCGCGACCCCAGCCTCTACACCCGCCGTTACTCAGAGATGGCCATCCCCTTCAGGGAGCGGGCTGAGCTCCGCGTCGGCTACCAGTCACAGAACATCTCCTGCTTTTTCCGCATCATGGACCGCGACTCGGTCTGGGGCTACGAGCTCGGCCTGAAGTCCATCATCCCCACGGTCCTCACCATCAGCATCCTCGGGTACCAGTTCGTCCTGCCGGACATGATCGGCGGAAACGTCTATCCCAACAGGACTTACGGCGGCCAGCGGTTGCCCGACCGCGAGCTGTACATCCGCTGGCTGGAGCTGTCGGCCTTCATGCCCGCCATGCGCTTCTCCATCCCGCCCTGGGAGTACGACGACGAGGTGGTGGCCATCGCCAAGAAGTTCACCAAGCTCCACGAGACCCTGGTGGCCCCCCGGGTGCTGGAGCTGGCCGCCGAGGTCCTGGACACGGGCGACCCCATCATACGGCCCCTGTGGTGGATCGCCACCGACGACGAGGCGGCCTACAAGATCGACTCCCAGTTCCTGATCGGCGACGACCTCATGGTGGCCCCCGTGCTGGAGCCCGGAAAGCAGGAGAGGGACATCTACCTCCCGGCAGGGCGGTGGAGGAGCTACAGGGGCGAATACTACGACAAAGGCCCCATGCACCTCACCGACTACCACGTGGACCTCAACGACATCGCTTACTTTGTGTGGGTGCAGTAA